From Corallococcus soli, a single genomic window includes:
- a CDS encoding NYN domain-containing protein, which yields MAGRTDEQHRIALFIDFENLVTNTGISSNNFDLQPALDQLLEQGKVVFRRAYCDWSRFADAKVRLHDVGVELVDVPPSTRAGKNSADMRLVIDALELCYAREQIDTFVIGSGDSDFCPLAYKLRENGRTVIGLAVKEASSRMFVNACDQFIYMRPKSHGGKDKDHGGKGKGDKDEGRGKRGGKGHKDEGKGHKAESSGKEGHEGKGGKNKAEVPAIAREVVQSLLRRATGPLNPSLIKETIVRKEPDFDERDHGFSTFARLLEALEQEGLLRRIQQGRQGYVVSPDTDLPAAPHEGKGGKGKGAKAPTPVEEEDEELESYPDPDDEGL from the coding sequence TTGGCTGGACGCACCGACGAGCAGCACCGCATCGCCCTCTTCATCGACTTCGAGAACCTGGTCACCAACACCGGCATCAGCTCCAACAACTTCGACCTCCAGCCCGCGCTGGACCAGCTGCTGGAGCAGGGCAAGGTCGTCTTCCGCCGCGCCTACTGCGACTGGTCGCGCTTCGCGGACGCGAAGGTGCGCCTGCACGACGTGGGCGTGGAGCTGGTGGACGTGCCCCCCTCCACCCGCGCCGGCAAGAACAGCGCGGACATGCGCCTGGTCATCGACGCGCTGGAGCTGTGCTACGCGCGCGAGCAGATCGACACCTTCGTCATCGGCTCTGGCGACAGCGACTTCTGCCCGCTGGCGTACAAGCTGCGTGAGAACGGCCGCACCGTCATCGGGCTGGCGGTGAAGGAGGCCAGCTCCCGCATGTTCGTGAACGCCTGCGACCAGTTCATCTACATGCGGCCCAAGTCGCACGGTGGGAAGGACAAGGACCACGGCGGCAAGGGCAAGGGCGACAAGGACGAGGGCCGCGGCAAGCGCGGCGGCAAGGGCCACAAGGACGAGGGCAAGGGCCACAAGGCCGAGTCCTCCGGCAAGGAGGGCCACGAGGGCAAGGGCGGCAAGAACAAGGCGGAGGTGCCGGCCATCGCCCGCGAGGTCGTGCAGAGCCTGCTGCGCCGCGCCACGGGCCCGCTCAACCCGTCCCTCATCAAGGAGACCATCGTCCGCAAGGAGCCCGACTTCGACGAGCGCGACCACGGCTTCTCCACCTTCGCGCGCCTGCTGGAGGCGCTGGAGCAGGAGGGCCTGTTGCGCCGCATCCAGCAGGGCCGTCAGGGCTACGTCGTGAGCCCGGACACGGACCTGCCGGCCGCGCCCCACGAAGGCAAGGGTGGCAAGGGCAAGGGCGCCAAGGCCCCGACGCCGGTGGAGGAAGAGGACGAGGAGCTGGAGTCCTACCCGGACCCGGACGACGAAGGCCTCTAG
- a CDS encoding ABC transporter substrate-binding protein yields MPSVRPLNRLLLLCALLTCVASCKRDTPTGADAPLRVAFFPNITHAQALVANSEGLFASQPGTGRLEVRQFNAGPAAMEALVAGSVDVAYVGPGPAINTYLKAGRELRIIAGAVNGGAVLVVKNVKTAAELKGKKLATPQLGNTQDIALRTWLKAQKLSIATDADGDVQVIPISNPDILGQYLQGAIEGAWVPEPWGARMLAEGGGHILVDERDLWPGKRFPSTVVVTTKKVLETQRPRIAALLRTHVRLTERWSADPAAFATSANAAFGQLTRKPLPAPVLQDAFSRLEPSLDPVPAALATSARHAKALGYIPSDDIAGLVDLSVLDEVRGAKPH; encoded by the coding sequence ATGCCTTCCGTGCGTCCGCTGAACCGCCTGCTCCTGCTCTGCGCCCTCCTGACCTGCGTCGCCTCCTGCAAGCGCGACACGCCCACGGGCGCCGACGCTCCCCTGCGCGTGGCCTTCTTCCCCAACATCACGCACGCCCAGGCCCTGGTGGCGAACTCCGAGGGGCTGTTCGCGTCACAGCCCGGCACGGGCCGCCTGGAGGTGCGCCAGTTCAACGCCGGGCCCGCCGCCATGGAGGCGCTGGTCGCGGGCTCCGTGGACGTGGCCTACGTGGGGCCCGGCCCCGCCATCAACACGTACCTGAAGGCCGGCCGGGAGCTGCGCATCATCGCGGGCGCGGTGAATGGCGGCGCGGTGCTGGTGGTGAAGAACGTGAAGACGGCCGCGGAGCTCAAGGGCAAGAAGCTGGCGACGCCCCAACTGGGCAACACCCAGGACATCGCCCTGCGCACCTGGCTCAAGGCCCAGAAGCTCAGCATCGCCACGGACGCGGACGGCGACGTGCAGGTGATTCCCATCAGCAACCCGGACATCCTGGGCCAGTACCTCCAGGGCGCCATTGAAGGGGCGTGGGTGCCGGAGCCCTGGGGCGCGCGCATGCTCGCCGAAGGGGGCGGTCACATCCTGGTGGACGAGCGCGACCTGTGGCCGGGCAAGCGCTTCCCGTCCACCGTGGTGGTGACGACGAAGAAGGTGCTGGAGACGCAGCGCCCGCGCATCGCCGCGCTCCTGCGCACGCACGTCCGGCTCACCGAGCGTTGGAGCGCGGACCCGGCCGCCTTCGCCACGTCCGCCAACGCCGCCTTCGGCCAGCTCACCCGCAAGCCCCTGCCGGCGCCCGTGCTCCAGGACGCGTTCTCCCGCCTGGAGCCCTCGCTGGACCCGGTGCCCGCCGCGCTCGCCACGTCCGCCCGTCACGCGAAGGCGCTGGGCTACATTCCCAGCGACGACATCGCCGGGCTCGTGGACCTGAGCGTGCTGGACGAGGTGCGCGGCGCGAAGCCGCACTGA
- a CDS encoding ABC transporter permease produces MLKWTQKLGMVVLLFALWEGLARSGVWTRHLFPGPLEVMQTLVAMVRDGRMGGATARSMGRLLRAYFMSVAIGVPLGLLIARTAFFRNAVKPVVMGLQALPSICWLPLALLWFGLNDSAILFVVVMGSVLGISIATEDAVNGLDPQLSRVARTLGVRGPRFYFGVLLPGALPGIVTGLKLGWSFAWRALLAGELLFVSGGLGQLLTMGRELMDVAQVMAVMLAIIFIGITVDRVLFQTVETRLRRRWGLTAPG; encoded by the coding sequence ATGCTGAAGTGGACGCAGAAGCTGGGAATGGTGGTGTTGCTGTTCGCCCTCTGGGAAGGCCTGGCCCGCTCGGGCGTGTGGACCCGGCACCTGTTCCCCGGCCCCCTGGAGGTGATGCAGACGCTCGTCGCCATGGTGCGCGACGGGCGGATGGGCGGCGCCACCGCGCGCTCGATGGGGCGGCTGCTGCGCGCCTACTTCATGTCGGTGGCCATCGGCGTGCCGCTGGGGCTGCTCATCGCCCGGACCGCCTTCTTCCGCAACGCGGTGAAGCCCGTGGTGATGGGCCTGCAGGCGCTGCCCTCCATCTGCTGGCTGCCGCTGGCCCTCTTGTGGTTCGGCCTCAACGACAGCGCCATCCTCTTCGTGGTGGTGATGGGCAGCGTGCTGGGCATCTCCATCGCCACCGAGGACGCGGTCAACGGCCTGGATCCGCAGCTGTCGCGCGTGGCCCGGACGCTGGGCGTGCGCGGCCCGCGCTTCTACTTCGGCGTGCTCCTGCCCGGCGCCCTGCCCGGCATCGTCACCGGCCTCAAGCTGGGGTGGAGCTTCGCGTGGCGCGCGCTGCTCGCGGGCGAGCTGCTCTTCGTCTCCGGCGGGCTGGGACAGCTGCTCACCATGGGCCGCGAATTGATGGACGTGGCGCAGGTGATGGCGGTGATGCTGGCCATCATCTTCATCGGCATCACGGTGGACCGCGTCCTCTTCCAGACGGTGGAGACGCGGCTGCGGCGACGGTGGGGACTGACGGCGCCGGGGTGA
- a CDS encoding ABC transporter ATP-binding protein codes for MVRRLIERLRGLRKVAPRLLRPANVKADRAKISIAQLGHRFSNKVVALQDVNLNVRSGEFVCLLGPSGCGKSTLLYALAGHVAPTGGTVSIDGRSIQGPGPDRLLMFQEAALFPWLTVRGNITFALGARGVPRSERRERADTFIQRVRLEGFADSLPHELSGGMKMRASLARALAVDPTVLLMDEPFGALDAQTRVHMQEMLQAIWLRSGKTVVFVTHDVQEALMLGTRVVLMAPRPGRVVEDLEIHLPMPRSLEDPSLDAMARDIRHRLRAVEGPALEARRVEPLHPRTQTPSSLPRPSVVTGR; via the coding sequence ATGGTGCGACGCCTCATCGAGCGGTTGCGTGGCCTGCGCAAGGTGGCTCCCCGGCTGTTGCGGCCCGCGAACGTGAAAGCGGACCGGGCGAAGATCTCCATTGCCCAACTGGGTCACCGCTTCTCCAACAAGGTCGTCGCGCTCCAGGACGTGAACCTCAACGTCCGCTCGGGGGAGTTCGTCTGCCTGCTGGGCCCCTCCGGCTGCGGCAAGTCCACCCTGCTCTACGCGCTCGCGGGGCACGTGGCGCCCACCGGCGGCACGGTGTCCATCGACGGCAGGTCCATCCAGGGCCCCGGGCCGGACCGGCTCCTGATGTTCCAGGAGGCCGCGCTGTTCCCGTGGCTCACCGTGCGCGGCAACATCACGTTCGCGCTCGGCGCCCGGGGCGTGCCCCGCTCCGAGCGCCGCGAGCGCGCCGACACCTTCATCCAGCGCGTGCGCCTGGAGGGCTTCGCGGACTCGCTGCCGCATGAGCTGTCCGGCGGCATGAAGATGCGCGCCAGCCTGGCCCGCGCGCTCGCGGTGGACCCCACCGTGCTGCTGATGGACGAACCCTTCGGCGCGCTGGACGCCCAGACGCGCGTGCACATGCAGGAGATGTTGCAGGCCATCTGGCTGCGCTCCGGCAAGACGGTGGTGTTCGTCACCCACGACGTGCAGGAGGCCCTGATGCTGGGCACCCGCGTGGTGCTGATGGCGCCCCGCCCCGGGCGCGTGGTGGAGGACCTGGAGATCCACCTGCCCATGCCGCGCTCGCTGGAGGACCCGTCGCTGGACGCGATGGCCCGCGACATCCGCCACCGGCTGCGCGCGGTGGAGGGCCCCGCGCTGGAAGCCCGGCGGGTGGAGCCCCTGCACCCCCGCACGCAGACGCCCTCCAGCCTGCCGCGCCCCAGTGTCGTGACCGGACGGTGA